The Peribacillus sp. FSL P2-0133 genome has a segment encoding these proteins:
- a CDS encoding MurR/RpiR family transcriptional regulator yields MEHLPFKLLVKEKFDHLSAGQKKVAAYLIENLDEAAFKTAFQIGREAEVSETTVIRFSYSLGFEGFSKMQARIQKQLLHQNHIELSNSDSILRIDDKQDPFTKVIENEIHILRHLLDHTNVQDIWKAVDVLIQADQILIAGHRISHAAAYWFSYTLSSLRENVSLCSPTGDFYEKFCNLTNKSVIVVFSFPRYANETLKVAECAKEQGVCLISVTDRLLSPVGRIADIALTTEENAETGTNSIASVISLLDLVIAGIHQKDEKRIHTHQQKLERLYSSYEVFNE; encoded by the coding sequence TTGGAACATCTTCCTTTTAAATTATTAGTAAAGGAAAAATTTGACCATTTATCGGCAGGTCAAAAAAAAGTTGCCGCTTACCTGATTGAAAATTTGGATGAAGCCGCCTTTAAAACGGCATTTCAAATTGGTCGAGAAGCGGAAGTTAGTGAAACGACGGTCATTCGGTTTTCCTATTCATTAGGATTTGAAGGGTTTAGTAAAATGCAGGCCAGAATTCAAAAACAGCTGCTGCACCAAAATCATATAGAATTATCCAATAGTGATTCCATTCTTCGCATTGATGACAAGCAAGATCCATTTACCAAAGTGATAGAAAACGAAATTCATATTTTAAGACATCTATTAGATCATACGAACGTTCAGGATATATGGAAAGCAGTCGATGTCTTGATCCAGGCTGACCAAATATTAATTGCAGGGCATCGCATTTCCCATGCTGCCGCCTATTGGTTCTCCTATACGCTAAGTTCATTAAGGGAAAATGTAAGTTTATGTTCACCAACAGGTGACTTCTATGAAAAGTTTTGTAACCTTACTAACAAGTCTGTGATAGTTGTTTTTTCCTTTCCGAGGTATGCGAATGAAACATTAAAAGTTGCTGAGTGTGCCAAAGAACAAGGAGTTTGTTTAATTTCAGTTACAGACCGCCTTCTGTCACCTGTTGGCCGCATCGCTGATATTGCATTGACAACTGAAGAAAACGCAGAAACCGGAACCAATTCAATCGCTTCCGTCATTAGCTTATTGGACTTGGTTATTGCAGGCATACATCAAAAAGACGAAAAACGGATCCATACCCATCAGCAAAAATTAGAAAGGTTATATTCAAGTTATGAAGTGTTTAATGAATGA